One Candidatus Poribacteria bacterium DNA segment encodes these proteins:
- a CDS encoding J domain-containing protein — protein sequence MSMQLGTRCAFRRSVQQSSCHQNTPRAVPWNPPREGGPRTPMNASKDYYLILEVHPQASAEMIERAKRLLLQRYHPDHNPSKKEWAAEQTRQVLEAYQVLSVAESRADYDRERRTASASRPRPEPPPGPSPNRRTAGQRPQEPERGYEVYRSEARSASRPGARADRPRRGPRHTAQQPAGPAKPKKPRDPLPDGVRVVECQHCGRPSRVPKGADLYRMRCGACHHRIQLRARTRLRNVLAGADDRLEQAKRSLRRFLFRKGASDAPSPRPIKEKTSR from the coding sequence ATGTCGATGCAGTTGGGAACGCGGTGCGCGTTCCGGCGGTCAGTGCAGCAATCTTCGTGCCACCAGAATACGCCGAGAGCGGTTCCCTGGAACCCACCTCGAGAAGGCGGACCCCGAACGCCGATGAACGCATCGAAGGACTACTACCTCATCCTAGAGGTGCACCCCCAAGCCAGCGCCGAGATGATCGAGCGCGCCAAGCGGCTCCTCCTCCAGCGCTACCATCCTGACCACAACCCTTCCAAGAAGGAATGGGCGGCGGAACAGACCCGCCAAGTCCTGGAAGCCTATCAAGTGCTGTCCGTGGCGGAATCGCGCGCCGACTACGACCGGGAGCGGAGAACCGCCTCCGCGAGTCGACCTCGACCGGAACCGCCGCCGGGCCCATCGCCGAACCGACGAACCGCCGGACAGCGACCCCAGGAACCGGAACGGGGTTACGAGGTGTACCGCTCCGAGGCTCGCTCGGCGTCCCGTCCGGGTGCGCGGGCGGATCGACCTCGCCGGGGTCCCCGCCATACGGCGCAGCAACCGGCGGGTCCGGCAAAGCCCAAGAAGCCGCGCGACCCCCTTCCCGACGGTGTCCGCGTCGTCGAGTGCCAGCACTGCGGACGTCCCAGCCGCGTCCCCAAGGGCGCTGACCTCTATAGAATGCGCTGCGGCGCGTGCCACCATCGCATCCAACTGCGCGCGAGAACCCGCCTGCGGAACGTCCTCGCCGGAGCGGACGACCGGCTGGAGCAGGCGAAGCGCTCGCTTCGGCGGTTCCTCTTCCGCAAGGGTGCATCCGACGCCCCTTCCCCTCGTCCGATCAAAGAAAAAACTTCCCGCTAG
- the flgC gene encoding flagellar basal body rod protein FlgC encodes MPAFSAMDISATGLSAERFRMELIAQNLANMNTTRSPEGGPYRRREAVFSSVQGGVFRDRLDQASRGVAVVDVVVDKSAPKLIYNPNHPDAGPDGYVKMPNINPVSEMVNMMAASRAYEANVAAVANFKQMIDRAIAIGQV; translated from the coding sequence ATGCCCGCGTTCTCCGCCATGGACATCAGCGCTACCGGGCTCTCCGCCGAGCGCTTCCGCATGGAGTTGATCGCTCAGAATCTCGCCAACATGAACACGACGCGCTCGCCAGAAGGCGGGCCCTACCGCCGCCGCGAAGCGGTCTTCTCTTCTGTACAGGGCGGCGTCTTCCGCGACCGGCTCGACCAGGCGTCGCGGGGCGTTGCGGTCGTCGATGTCGTCGTGGACAAGTCCGCGCCCAAGCTCATCTACAACCCGAACCATCCCGACGCGGGCCCCGACGGCTACGTGAAAATGCCCAACATCAACCCCGTCAGCGAGATGGTCAACATGATGGCTGCCTCGCGCGCCTACGAGGCGAACGTCGCCGCCGTCGCCAATTTCAAGCAGATGATCGACCGGGCGATCGCCATCGGTCAGGTCTAG
- the flgB gene encoding flagellar basal body rod protein FlgB, protein MPSRAHRGIARRCHPTVVSGRDSLRKTGSMQNSMFDNTVSLLATTMDYVFRRHEIIAENLANVETPNYIAKDMPFQAVLKAAMDRAERQPTENPRFATPQVLWDATGELRTDGNNVNAENEMMKLTKNTVLFNAVSELAKYKFTTLKTAMAPER, encoded by the coding sequence ATGCCATCACGCGCTCACCGAGGAATCGCTCGCCGGTGCCACCCGACGGTCGTTTCCGGGCGCGACAGCCTCAGGAAGACCGGCTCCATGCAGAACTCGATGTTCGACAACACCGTGTCGCTCCTCGCGACCACGATGGACTACGTGTTCCGGCGTCACGAGATCATCGCCGAGAACCTCGCCAACGTGGAAACGCCCAACTACATCGCCAAGGACATGCCCTTCCAGGCGGTCCTGAAAGCCGCGATGGATCGGGCGGAACGCCAACCCACCGAGAACCCGCGCTTCGCAACGCCGCAGGTTCTGTGGGACGCCACCGGCGAGCTCCGCACCGACGGCAACAACGTGAACGCCGAGAACGAGATGATGAAGCTCACCAAGAACACCGTCCTCTTCAACGCGGTGTCCGAGCTCGCCAAGTACAAGTTCACGACGCTCAAGACGGCGATGGCTCCGGAGCGATAG